Below is a window of Rodentibacter sp. JRC1 DNA.
TTACATTTTTTTCACAACTTTGCTTGAATCATCAAAAAATTAGAATTTAAAGATACAAAAAAGGCTTGTTTCACAAGCCTTAAAAAATATTCAATTAATTGACCGCTCTTGTCGTTTTTGTTGTTGATTTGCGACGTGGCGCTTTCGATTTAGCTTCCACTTTCACGAATTCAACTCCTTCCGGAGGATTTTCCAAAGCCAAGCCAAGCACTTCATCAATGGTTTCAACGGCGTGAATGGTAAGATTTTCTTTTACGTTATCCGGAATTTCTTCCAAATCTTTCACATTCTCTTTTGGAATCAACACGGTTTTAATTCCACCGCGATGTGCTGCCAATAGTTTTTCTTTTAAACCGCCAATCGGCAAGACTTTACCGCGTAAGCTGATTTCCCCCGTCATCGCCACATCGGCACGAACAGGATTACCGGTTAAACAGGAAACAAGCGCCGTACACATTGCGATCCCAGCACTCGGACCGTCTTTCGGGGTTGCGCCGTCCGGTACGTGAATGTGAATATCGCGTTTTTCGTGGAACTCTGGATTAATGCCGAGTTTATCAGCACGAGCGCGTACCACCGTCATTGCTGCTTGGATCGATTCTTTCATCACATCACCAAGAGAACCGGTAAAGGTGAGTTTACCTTTACCAATAACAGAGGCGGTTTCAATCGTTAATAAATCCCCACCCACTTCTGTCCAAGCCAAGCCGGTAACTTCCCCTACTCGATTTTGAGTATCCGCTTTGCCAAATTCAAAACGTTTTACACCGAGATAATCATGAAGATTATCGGCATTCACGGTGATTGATTTCAGTTTTGGATTAACCAGTAAGTTTTTCACTGCCTTACGACAAATTTTAGAAATTTCACGTTCTAAATTACGCACACCGGCTTCACGGGTGTAGTAACGGATAATGTCTAAAATCGCACTTTCTTCCACCACCAATTCGCCTTTTTTCAAGCCATTACGTTCCATTTGTTTTTCTAACAAATGACGCATCGCTATATTGAGTTTTTCATCTTCCGTATAACCGGAAAGACGAATCACTTCCATACGGTCAAGCAATGGCCCCGGAATATTCATCGAATTTGAGGTTGCCACAAACATCACATCCGACAGATCGTAATCCACCTCTAAATAGTGATCGTTGAAAGCGGTATTTTGTTCAGGATCAAGCACTTCTAATAAAGCGGAGGCGGGATCACCACGCATATCCGATGCCATTTTGTCGATTTCATCAAGCAGGAATAACGGGTTCTTCACGCCCACTTTCGCCATTTTTTGGATCAATTTTCCCGGTAAAGCGCCGATATAAGTCTTACGATGACCGCGAATTTCCGCCTCATCACGTACGCCACCGAGCGCCATACGCACATATTTACGACCGGTCGCATTGGCAATAGATTGTCCCAATGAGGTTTTCCCCACTCCCGGAGGGCCTACCAAACAAAGAATCGGTCCTTTTACTTTATTCAAACGAGCTTGTACCGCAAGGTATTCCAAAATGCGCTCTTTCACACGCTCCAAACCATAATGATCCGCATCTAATATTTGTTGTGCTTTTGTAATATCTTTTTTTACTTTAGT
It encodes the following:
- the lon gene encoding endopeptidase La, whose amino-acid sequence is MKAKKTQRTMPVLPLRDVVVFPYMVMPLFVGRAKSINALEEAMNEDKQLLLVSQKQADLEEPTVDDVFDVGTIANIIQLLKLPDGTVKVLVEGQQRAKINSLEEGENFFSAQITPIESTYGDEQEVNVVKTAVLAEFENYLTLNKKVPADVLSALQRIEEADRLADTMAAHLPVTVRHKQNVLELADVQARLEYLLGMMESEADILQVEKRIRSRVKKQMEKSQRNYYLSEQIKAIRKEMGEGESEDTLDEVEQLRQKVEAAGMPADVREKVENELQKLKMMSAMSAEATVLRSYVEWMLQVPWHQRTKVKKDITKAQQILDADHYGLERVKERILEYLAVQARLNKVKGPILCLVGPPGVGKTSLGQSIANATGRKYVRMALGGVRDEAEIRGHRKTYIGALPGKLIQKMAKVGVKNPLFLLDEIDKMASDMRGDPASALLEVLDPEQNTAFNDHYLEVDYDLSDVMFVATSNSMNIPGPLLDRMEVIRLSGYTEDEKLNIAMRHLLEKQMERNGLKKGELVVEESAILDIIRYYTREAGVRNLEREISKICRKAVKNLLVNPKLKSITVNADNLHDYLGVKRFEFGKADTQNRVGEVTGLAWTEVGGDLLTIETASVIGKGKLTFTGSLGDVMKESIQAAMTVVRARADKLGINPEFHEKRDIHIHVPDGATPKDGPSAGIAMCTALVSCLTGNPVRADVAMTGEISLRGKVLPIGGLKEKLLAAHRGGIKTVLIPKENVKDLEEIPDNVKENLTIHAVETIDEVLGLALENPPEGVEFVKVEAKSKAPRRKSTTKTTRAVN